One window of Paenibacillus albicereus genomic DNA carries:
- a CDS encoding YtrH family sporulation protein, with amino-acid sequence MNLILSKALIDCFIAFGVVVGGALLAGIGSVLAFSPPSAMMLDTADRLKIWALVAAVGGTIDPLRVIESNMMDGQLSPVAQQLLFILCAFIGAHAGTELIRLICRGSG; translated from the coding sequence ATGAACCTGATCCTGAGCAAGGCCCTGATCGACTGCTTCATCGCCTTCGGCGTCGTCGTCGGAGGCGCGTTGCTTGCCGGCATCGGCTCGGTGCTGGCGTTCTCCCCTCCCAGCGCGATGATGCTCGATACGGCGGACCGGCTGAAAATATGGGCGCTCGTCGCGGCCGTCGGTGGCACGATCGACCCGCTTCGTGTCATTGAAAGCAACATGATGGACGGCCAGCTGTCGCCTGTCGCCCAGCAGCTGCTGTTCATCCTGTGTGCCTTCATCGGCGCCCATGCCGGCACGGAGCTCATCCGCCTCATCTGCCGGGGATCGGGGTGA